From Candidatus Eremiobacterota bacterium, one genomic window encodes:
- a CDS encoding cation diffusion facilitator family transporter — protein MAESEVRTLRNVVIIYFVVFVLKLSFYFLSGVMVLFAEALHTLCDLFISGFLLIALIWSGKSDDERHRFGHGRAQNVAALVAATLFISFTSFKLYEEAIPRLIHPEEVHYRNLNYVLAVLIISMVIAAAPLLDLIRQKKRGAAAKAQMLELINDEFGLFAALFGTLSIMRGFPQGDPIASLAVATVIAVNAVLLFRENLNLLLGVSPGKAFIDKITGIAESFKGVLNVHNIRAEYVGPETVHVDLHIVVPRGMLIEEADRISKEMSMKIKEETNSLYCTIHVNAAKEDPQGTAGISSG, from the coding sequence ATGGCTGAAAGTGAAGTCAGGACGCTCAGGAACGTCGTCATAATCTACTTTGTGGTATTTGTCCTGAAGCTTTCCTTCTATTTCCTGAGCGGGGTGATGGTCCTCTTCGCCGAGGCCCTTCATACCCTCTGTGATCTTTTTATCTCGGGCTTTCTGCTGATTGCCCTCATATGGTCAGGAAAGAGTGATGACGAGCGCCACCGCTTTGGCCACGGGAGGGCTCAGAACGTGGCGGCCCTTGTGGCGGCAACGCTCTTCATCTCCTTTACGAGCTTCAAGCTCTATGAAGAGGCGATTCCAAGGCTTATCCACCCCGAGGAGGTCCATTACCGGAACCTGAATTACGTGCTGGCAGTCCTCATAATTTCCATGGTGATAGCAGCGGCGCCTCTTCTTGACCTCATAAGGCAGAAAAAGCGCGGCGCGGCCGCCAAGGCCCAGATGCTCGAGCTCATCAATGATGAGTTCGGCCTTTTCGCCGCCCTTTTCGGCACCCTCTCGATCATGAGGGGCTTTCCCCAGGGCGATCCCATAGCCTCTCTGGCAGTCGCCACGGTAATCGCGGTGAACGCCGTGCTCCTTTTCAGGGAGAATCTGAACCTCCTGCTGGGCGTTTCCCCGGGCAAGGCCTTCATTGATAAAATAACGGGCATAGCGGAAAGCTTCAAGGGAGTTCTGAATGTGCACAACATAAGGGCCGAATATGTAGGCCCCGAGACGGTACACGTCGATCTTCACATCGTAGTGCCGAGAGGGATGCTCATCGAGGAGGCAGACAGGATCTCAAAGGAAATGTCCATGAAAATCAAGGAGGAGACAAACTCTCTTTACTGCACCATCCATGTGAATGCCGCAAAGGAGGATCCGCAGGGCACTGCGGGTATTTCCTCAGGCTGA
- a CDS encoding carboxyl transferase domain-containing protein, whose product MKSRPAPREIFSRMTKSPDRIRSSDLIKHLFTKITYFRAKDDALICGRGIINKKEVIFMGQEKPRGSDPSSAHKVNSGMMKPEGYRQALELLGYAEDNMLPVITFIDTPGADPGLESAKNLLSWAISDCISKFCSVRTPTISLILGEGGSSGALALQVTDRRLMMEHAMFYVIAPETCGSLIFRDSSRLDDSIELLRPTSRDMSHFGIIDEVIKEPEEPSHHEKYVRVIRMAVARALGEVTRTEMDKLLEKRRKRVLSLGVYRKHGLISSVVDFFQRSSHDRAPAMKGKARAKVIEATNVSDVIELAYLESRNIDLSKPHILCEKNDFRGCGKYIPLDAYLENHKSCPFCGKGEALSSDEWIELLCDHNSFTEFNSKITVRELLNREDLSDEYLRMLENAEIKSGCSEALTTGVAKINRHRCVIALSNFSFLGGSMGSALGEKFCRAVQFCIVKKLPFISLCSSGGARMHEGTVSLMQMAKTIMALTLLKEAGLPCLSVIAHPCTGSAIASFATQGTINIGEENALMAFEGPRVAQVAGTALDPEVTGSRFIFEQGGIDELTSRKKLRKLLARYLKFFYETREK is encoded by the coding sequence ATGAAAAGCAGGCCCGCTCCCAGGGAGATATTCAGCAGGATGACAAAAAGCCCCGACAGGATAAGGAGCTCAGACCTCATCAAACACCTTTTCACAAAGATAACTTATTTCAGGGCAAAGGATGACGCCCTTATCTGCGGAAGGGGCATAATCAACAAGAAGGAAGTCATCTTCATGGGCCAGGAGAAGCCCAGGGGCAGCGACCCATCTTCCGCCCACAAGGTCAATTCCGGCATGATGAAGCCCGAGGGCTACCGCCAGGCCCTTGAGCTCCTCGGCTATGCCGAGGACAACATGCTGCCCGTCATCACCTTTATCGATACCCCCGGTGCCGATCCCGGCCTGGAATCGGCAAAAAACCTCCTGTCCTGGGCCATATCGGACTGCATCTCAAAATTCTGCAGCGTGAGGACCCCTACGATATCGCTTATCCTGGGGGAAGGCGGAAGCAGCGGGGCCCTGGCGCTCCAGGTCACCGACAGGAGGCTCATGATGGAGCATGCCATGTTTTATGTCATTGCCCCGGAAACCTGCGGCTCCCTCATATTCCGCGACAGCTCCAGGCTCGACGATTCCATTGAGCTCCTGCGCCCCACGAGCAGGGACATGTCTCATTTCGGCATCATTGACGAGGTCATCAAGGAGCCCGAGGAGCCGTCACACCATGAAAAATATGTGAGAGTCATCCGCATGGCCGTTGCCAGAGCCCTGGGGGAAGTCACCAGAACCGAAATGGACAAGCTCCTTGAGAAAAGAAGAAAAAGGGTGCTGAGCCTCGGGGTATACAGGAAGCACGGGCTTATCTCGTCAGTAGTGGATTTTTTCCAGAGGTCCTCTCATGACCGGGCGCCGGCGATGAAGGGAAAGGCCAGGGCAAAAGTCATAGAGGCCACCAACGTGAGCGACGTCATTGAGCTTGCCTACCTGGAGAGCAGGAACATCGACCTCTCAAAACCCCACATTCTCTGTGAAAAAAACGACTTCAGGGGGTGCGGGAAATACATCCCCCTTGACGCCTACCTTGAGAACCACAAATCCTGCCCCTTCTGCGGCAAGGGTGAGGCTCTCTCCTCCGACGAGTGGATTGAGCTTCTCTGCGATCACAACAGCTTCACGGAGTTCAACAGCAAAATCACCGTCCGTGAGCTTCTGAACAGGGAAGATCTGAGCGATGAATACCTCCGGATGCTCGAGAATGCCGAGATAAAATCGGGATGCTCAGAAGCCCTCACGACGGGAGTCGCCAAGATAAACAGGCACCGCTGCGTCATTGCCCTCTCCAATTTCAGCTTCCTCGGCGGATCAATGGGATCGGCCCTCGGCGAAAAATTCTGCCGGGCCGTGCAGTTCTGCATTGTGAAAAAGCTCCCCTTCATTTCCCTTTGCTCTTCCGGAGGGGCCCGCATGCATGAAGGCACAGTGTCATTGATGCAGATGGCAAAGACGATCATGGCCCTCACGCTCCTCAAGGAGGCCGGCCTCCCGTGCCTTTCCGTGATTGCCCATCCCTGCACGGGGTCTGCCATTGCAAGCTTCGCCACCCAGGGCACCATCAACATCGGCGAGGAGAATGCCCTCATGGCCTTTGAAGGCCCCCGGGTAGCACAGGTTGCCGGCACCGCTCTCGATCCCGAGGTGACAGGCTCACGGTTCATCTTTGAGCAGGGGGGCATTGACGAGCTCACCTCGCGGAAAAAACTCCGGAAGCTGCTGGCCCGGTACCTGAAGTTCTTCTACGAGACACGGGAAAAGTAG
- a CDS encoding transketolase produces MEEKLKALMEKAMDLRRGVLEMCVKARTGHVTSSFSCAEILAALYYGGVMRYKVDEPRWPGRDRFILSKGQASPILYVLLADLGFFPHCRLGQFCEAEGMFGVHLQHDVPGVEVTTGSLGHGLGIAAGMAFKARYDGESHLVFTLLGDGELYEGSIWEGALFAAHHRLSNMVAIVDRNWLCVTDFTENIVKLEPLTEKWQAFGWDAVNVEGHSMEALLGVLEGVRERKSEKPLAIIANTVKGKGVSFLESQILWHGVAPSGEEAEKALAELRKELKA; encoded by the coding sequence ATGGAAGAAAAGTTGAAAGCCCTCATGGAGAAGGCAATGGACCTCAGGCGCGGCGTCCTTGAGATGTGCGTGAAGGCCAGGACGGGCCACGTCACCTCTTCATTCTCCTGCGCCGAGATCCTGGCAGCCCTCTATTATGGCGGCGTCATGCGTTACAAGGTTGATGAGCCCCGGTGGCCGGGCCGCGACAGGTTCATCCTGAGCAAGGGGCAGGCAAGCCCCATACTCTACGTGCTCCTTGCAGACCTGGGCTTCTTTCCTCATTGCAGACTGGGGCAGTTCTGCGAAGCCGAGGGCATGTTCGGCGTCCACCTCCAGCATGACGTGCCCGGCGTGGAAGTGACGACGGGATCGCTCGGCCACGGCCTGGGAATCGCCGCGGGGATGGCTTTCAAGGCAAGATATGACGGCGAGAGCCACCTCGTGTTCACCCTGCTGGGCGACGGCGAGCTTTACGAGGGCTCCATCTGGGAGGGAGCCCTCTTTGCAGCCCACCACAGGCTCAGCAACATGGTGGCGATCGTGGACAGGAACTGGCTTTGTGTCACCGACTTCACCGAGAACATCGTGAAGCTCGAGCCCCTCACGGAGAAATGGCAGGCTTTCGGCTGGGACGCCGTGAACGTTGAAGGCCACTCAATGGAGGCCCTTCTCGGGGTCCTCGAGGGCGTCCGGGAGAGAAAGTCCGAGAAGCCTCTGGCCATCATCGCCAACACCGTGAAAGGGAAAGGTGTCTCTTTCCTGGAAAGCCAGATCCTCTGGCACGGTGTGGCGCCCTCAGGCGAAGAGGCGGAAAAGGCACTGGCCGAGCTGAGAAAGGAGCTGAAGGCATGA
- a CDS encoding radical SAM protein encodes MTDIVFINPGDRKSLYQSLGSTLSAIEPPIWTGLLAEFARLKGKRVLIIDANAEGLEPGEAADRAAASGAPLAVIVAYGQNPSASTQVMPSAGAFARALRERAPGVRSLMVGGHVAALPERTLMEEEVDYICGGEGPHTIVALQEALETPSPDFRKVPDLWFREEGKAAFTSPSPLISDLDREMPSLAWDLLPMELYRAHNWHCFGDIPRKPYASLYTTLGCPFHCTYCCIQAPFRNGERAQGMRRGINSYRYWSPEAVIAQIDMLVKRYGVKNIKIADEMFVFNRKHVTGLCDLILERGYDLNIWAYARIDTMKGMAPLLKKAGVNWLCFGIESGSAAVRDDVKKKLDQEQIIRTIEYVRSEGISVIANYLFGLPEDNLERMEETLALALDLNCEFANFYCAMAYPGSQLYETARHEGWPLPSEWSGYSQHAKGTLPLPTRYLTGAEVLAFRDEAFHRYHTNPRYLSMITAKFGAATAEQIMEMASHRLERDHVKEEPLWKKS; translated from the coding sequence ATGACAGACATAGTCTTTATAAACCCTGGCGACAGGAAATCGTTGTACCAGTCACTGGGCTCGACGCTCTCAGCCATCGAGCCTCCCATATGGACAGGGCTCTTGGCTGAATTTGCCCGCCTGAAAGGGAAAAGGGTGCTTATCATAGACGCAAATGCTGAAGGGCTTGAGCCCGGGGAGGCGGCAGACCGCGCTGCCGCTTCAGGGGCTCCCCTGGCAGTGATTGTCGCATACGGGCAGAACCCCTCGGCGTCTACCCAGGTCATGCCTTCTGCAGGCGCTTTCGCCCGGGCGCTCCGGGAAAGGGCACCAGGTGTCAGGAGCCTCATGGTGGGCGGCCATGTGGCTGCCCTGCCGGAACGGACGCTCATGGAGGAAGAGGTGGACTACATCTGCGGCGGCGAAGGCCCTCACACCATAGTTGCCCTGCAGGAAGCCCTGGAGACGCCGTCACCGGACTTCCGCAAAGTGCCCGATCTCTGGTTCCGTGAAGAGGGAAAGGCAGCTTTTACCTCGCCTTCGCCTCTCATCAGCGACCTGGACCGTGAAATGCCCTCCCTCGCCTGGGATCTCCTCCCGATGGAGCTTTACAGGGCCCATAACTGGCACTGTTTCGGCGATATTCCCCGGAAGCCCTACGCATCCCTGTATACTACCCTGGGCTGCCCCTTTCACTGCACGTACTGCTGTATCCAGGCCCCCTTCAGGAACGGGGAGCGGGCACAGGGCATGCGCCGGGGGATCAACAGCTATCGCTACTGGAGCCCCGAGGCGGTAATCGCACAGATTGACATGCTCGTAAAGCGCTATGGCGTGAAAAACATCAAGATCGCCGACGAGATGTTCGTCTTCAACAGGAAGCACGTCACGGGGCTCTGCGATCTTATCCTGGAGAGGGGCTACGATCTTAATATCTGGGCCTATGCGCGTATCGATACCATGAAGGGAATGGCCCCCCTTCTCAAGAAGGCCGGAGTGAACTGGCTCTGTTTCGGCATCGAGTCGGGAAGCGCCGCCGTCCGCGATGACGTGAAAAAGAAGCTTGACCAGGAGCAGATCATCAGGACCATTGAATATGTCCGCAGCGAGGGGATAAGCGTGATTGCCAACTATCTCTTCGGCCTCCCCGAGGACAACCTGGAGCGCATGGAGGAGACGCTGGCCCTGGCACTGGACCTTAACTGCGAGTTCGCCAACTTTTACTGCGCCATGGCATACCCCGGCTCGCAGCTCTACGAGACCGCCCGGCACGAGGGATGGCCTCTCCCCTCTGAATGGAGCGGTTACTCGCAGCATGCGAAGGGAACCCTTCCCCTCCCCACCCGTTACCTGACGGGCGCCGAGGTCCTCGCTTTCCGCGACGAGGCCTTTCACCGCTACCACACGAATCCCCGCTATCTCTCGATGATCACGGCAAAATTCGGCGCCGCCACGGCGGAGCAGATAATGGAAATGGCATCGCACAGACTTGAACGAGACCATGTGAAGGAGGAGCCTCTATGGAAGAAAAGTTGA
- a CDS encoding transketolase C-terminal domain-containing protein yields the protein MSHLSMRDAFFNKLYDIAKSNRDIFVVSADMGAPSLDRFRSDLGPQFINVGIAEHNMVTVATGLALEGKKCYLYAIMPFVTSRCYEMIKVDMSLMNLPITAVGVGSGFSYDDSGPTHHSTEDVSIMRVLPHMTILNSSDSVMASRFAEMTVTLEGPSYVRLDREAVPPLYPPGETFQEGHFVHHEGRDLLIIATGTIIRRALVVREDLREKGVDAGVIDLYRLKPLNEEALVKLIAAVPAVVTLEEHLLAGGLGSILAELMADSGILKPLVRVGIKDRYYYAYGGRNNIHGICGIDREAVVDKICSSLPAGRH from the coding sequence ATGAGTCACCTTTCAATGAGAGACGCATTTTTCAACAAGCTTTACGACATAGCGAAAAGCAACAGGGATATCTTCGTGGTGAGCGCCGACATGGGAGCTCCCAGCCTCGACCGGTTCCGGAGCGACCTGGGGCCGCAGTTCATCAATGTGGGCATTGCCGAGCACAACATGGTGACCGTGGCGACGGGCCTTGCCCTTGAAGGGAAGAAGTGCTACCTTTACGCCATCATGCCCTTTGTGACATCACGCTGCTATGAAATGATCAAGGTGGACATGAGCCTCATGAACCTTCCCATCACGGCAGTGGGCGTGGGCTCGGGCTTCAGCTACGATGACTCGGGGCCTACCCACCACTCCACCGAGGACGTTTCCATCATGCGTGTGCTGCCCCATATGACAATCCTCAACTCCTCTGACAGTGTCATGGCTTCCCGATTCGCCGAGATGACTGTCACCCTCGAGGGGCCCTCTTATGTGCGGCTTGACAGGGAGGCCGTCCCTCCCCTTTATCCTCCCGGGGAGACCTTCCAGGAGGGGCACTTTGTGCACCACGAGGGACGCGATCTCCTTATCATCGCCACTGGCACCATAATCAGGAGGGCCCTGGTGGTCCGCGAGGATCTCAGGGAAAAAGGAGTGGACGCGGGAGTCATTGATCTTTACAGGCTCAAGCCCCTCAACGAGGAAGCTCTGGTGAAGCTCATAGCCGCGGTGCCTGCCGTAGTGACCCTGGAAGAGCATCTCCTTGCAGGGGGCCTGGGAAGCATTCTGGCGGAGCTGATGGCTGACAGCGGCATCCTGAAGCCTCTTGTGCGCGTGGGGATAAAAGACCGCTATTACTATGCCTACGGCGGCAGGAACAATATCCATGGGATCTGCGGAATTGACAGGGAGGCCGTCGTTGATAAGATCTGCTCCTCCCTCCCCGCAGGAAGGCATTGA
- the gpmI gene encoding 2,3-bisphosphoglycerate-independent phosphoglycerate mutase has protein sequence MKPVCLIIRDGWGVNPHRDPEEEGDATRLARTPVMERVLKECPTSMLKCSGLDVGLAPGFQGNSEVGHLNLGSGRVVDEMMVRIDKAIENGNFFKNGTFLKCIDHCLSRDSTLHLMGLLQDQGVHAMNTHLYALLKLVKEKGLQKVMIHIFSDGRDTPPTSAGRFIAELREKMKELGVGTIGSLHGRYYGMDRDKRWDRVEKSYNCLVKAEGHRAPDIESALKAAYDRGETDEFIVPIVVGDFQGIRDGDAFIHFNYRLDRGRELTHAFTDEEFTFFPRQKVAILYGAFARYYDDGNFLVAFSEADLRKIFGEVISEAGLRQLRIAETEKYAHVTFFFNGQNEHPFPGEDRILVPSPKVATYDLQPEMSALEVTEKLLAAIDAYDVVVLNFANGDMVGHTGVLPAGIKAVETVDTLLGRVLEKVRALGGCALVTSDHGNCEKMRDNGQPMTAHTIFDVTCSLVNAPGFRLRDGRLSDVAPTLLELLGIPQPSEMTGESLLKR, from the coding sequence ATGAAGCCAGTATGTCTGATAATCAGGGACGGGTGGGGAGTGAACCCCCACCGCGATCCCGAGGAGGAGGGAGACGCCACCAGGCTTGCAAGAACACCAGTGATGGAGCGAGTCCTGAAGGAATGCCCCACCTCCATGCTCAAGTGCAGCGGCCTGGATGTGGGACTTGCCCCCGGGTTCCAGGGAAACTCCGAGGTGGGCCACCTGAACCTTGGCTCGGGACGCGTCGTTGATGAGATGATGGTGAGAATTGACAAGGCCATAGAGAACGGGAATTTCTTCAAGAACGGGACCTTTCTCAAATGCATAGACCACTGCCTGAGCAGGGACTCGACGCTTCATCTGATGGGCCTTCTCCAGGACCAGGGAGTCCATGCCATGAACACCCACCTCTATGCCCTTCTGAAGCTTGTCAAGGAGAAGGGCCTTCAGAAAGTGATGATCCATATCTTCTCAGACGGGAGGGACACGCCGCCCACGAGCGCAGGCAGGTTCATCGCAGAGCTCAGGGAGAAGATGAAAGAACTGGGCGTTGGTACTATTGGAAGCCTTCATGGCCGTTATTATGGCATGGATCGCGACAAGCGGTGGGACAGGGTGGAAAAGTCCTATAACTGCCTCGTCAAGGCCGAGGGCCACCGCGCCCCGGACATAGAAAGCGCCCTCAAGGCCGCCTACGACAGAGGGGAGACTGATGAGTTCATCGTGCCCATCGTCGTCGGTGATTTCCAGGGCATCAGGGACGGAGACGCTTTTATTCATTTCAACTACCGCCTCGACAGGGGCCGCGAGCTCACCCACGCCTTTACCGATGAGGAATTCACCTTTTTCCCGAGGCAGAAGGTAGCCATCCTCTACGGCGCTTTCGCCAGGTACTATGATGACGGCAATTTCCTGGTGGCCTTCAGCGAGGCGGACCTCAGGAAGATCTTCGGCGAGGTCATCTCTGAGGCGGGCCTCAGGCAGCTTCGCATCGCCGAGACGGAGAAATATGCCCATGTGACCTTTTTCTTCAATGGCCAGAACGAGCATCCCTTCCCCGGCGAGGACCGCATCCTGGTGCCCTCGCCCAAGGTGGCCACCTATGATCTCCAGCCCGAGATGAGCGCCCTTGAGGTGACAGAGAAGCTTCTGGCGGCAATTGACGCCTATGATGTCGTGGTGCTTAATTTCGCCAACGGGGACATGGTGGGCCATACAGGCGTGCTCCCCGCCGGCATAAAAGCCGTCGAGACTGTTGACACGCTCCTCGGGAGGGTCCTGGAGAAAGTAAGGGCTCTTGGGGGATGCGCCCTGGTGACCTCAGACCATGGAAACTGCGAAAAAATGAGGGACAATGGCCAGCCAATGACGGCCCACACGATTTTTGACGTGACATGCTCCCTCGTGAATGCTCCCGGCTTCCGGCTCAGGGACGGCAGGCTCTCCGACGTGGCGCCGACCCTTCTGGAGCTGCTTGGCATCCCCCAGCCTTCAGAAATGACCGGGGAGTCCCTCCTCAAGAGGTAG
- a CDS encoding APC family permease: protein MSFKRSLGFAEFLCLGINCVVGTGIFLIPALVYKNLGPSGIVAYLVCGTLCMFIGLCFCEMSGRFEKTGGAALYAGETLGPLMGFLVGWQMWLSSLVGWASVARGFYFYWRALVPPLFPHDDIALLVIIIAGLSALNYRGVKMGSRVSDFFALSKLVPLLLFLAAGLFCMKSQNFVPFFRGALPEWGAALVVVFYAFTGFEEISLPAAEGKDPRKDVPRALLFVLGGASIIYMLVQTVTTGVFQGLASSEKPLSDAAFQCMGRPGEVFVALGALLSIGGINSAIALTGPRALYTLAASGFLPRWLTVLHRSHGTPGRAIVVNSVLTFALAATGTFEVLLKLSVLAALWQHLPTCIAVLVARKKFAEPSAFTIPGGPVVPLCAVLICIVLVSQVEPLNILWSIVGLAAGLPLYLYFSRVS, encoded by the coding sequence ATGAGCTTCAAGCGCTCCCTCGGTTTTGCAGAGTTCCTGTGCCTGGGCATCAACTGCGTCGTGGGCACCGGTATTTTCCTCATCCCTGCGCTCGTCTATAAGAACCTTGGACCCTCGGGCATCGTCGCCTACCTGGTGTGCGGCACCCTCTGCATGTTCATTGGCCTCTGTTTCTGCGAGATGTCGGGCCGCTTCGAAAAAACAGGGGGAGCCGCCCTTTATGCCGGGGAGACCCTTGGCCCCCTCATGGGATTCCTCGTGGGGTGGCAGATGTGGCTCTCATCCCTCGTGGGATGGGCTTCCGTGGCCAGGGGCTTTTATTTTTACTGGAGGGCCCTTGTGCCCCCCCTCTTTCCCCATGACGATATTGCGCTCCTTGTCATCATTATCGCAGGCCTCAGCGCTTTGAATTACCGTGGAGTCAAGATGGGGAGTAGAGTGTCCGATTTTTTCGCCCTCTCAAAGCTTGTCCCCCTCCTGCTGTTCCTGGCGGCGGGCCTCTTTTGCATGAAGAGCCAGAATTTTGTCCCCTTCTTCAGGGGAGCTCTGCCGGAATGGGGTGCCGCCCTTGTGGTGGTCTTTTACGCCTTTACAGGCTTCGAGGAGATATCCCTTCCCGCTGCCGAAGGGAAGGATCCCCGGAAGGACGTGCCAAGAGCCCTTCTCTTCGTCCTGGGCGGGGCTTCAATTATCTATATGCTCGTGCAGACTGTCACGACGGGAGTATTCCAGGGGCTTGCATCTTCTGAGAAGCCTCTCTCCGATGCGGCATTTCAGTGCATGGGCCGCCCGGGCGAGGTTTTCGTAGCCCTGGGAGCCCTCCTGTCCATAGGCGGTATAAACTCCGCCATTGCCCTCACGGGCCCCCGTGCTCTTTACACCCTGGCGGCGTCGGGCTTTCTTCCCCGGTGGCTTACGGTTCTTCACCGCAGCCACGGCACTCCCGGGAGGGCTATAGTGGTAAACAGCGTGCTCACTTTTGCCCTTGCTGCCACGGGAACCTTTGAGGTGCTCCTGAAGCTGAGTGTTCTTGCAGCGCTCTGGCAGCACCTTCCCACATGCATCGCCGTCCTGGTGGCCAGGAAAAAATTTGCTGAACCGTCGGCATTTACCATCCCCGGGGGGCCTGTGGTGCCTTTATGCGCGGTCCTTATCTGCATTGTGCTTGTCTCCCAGGTGGAGCCCCTCAATATTCTCTGGAGCATAGTGGGATTAGCGGCGGGGCTGCCTCTTTACCTCTACTTTTCCCGTGTCTCGTAG
- a CDS encoding PilZ domain-containing protein — translation MFWRIVDFVKGRQEKQEKQKSQELFSLEFCKISAIVPPDIEALVQHITRTDIIFKTRAEFKEGEVTPLRIIYHPIEAKGGEEVFATPVKISKKGQLAAQRFLYQASYEGTENAGLKKFFKYLKSIESAQISTLVDYHDRRRHYRLNRVLPVVSKHLKGFKALTRDISSTGLRIACDSGTSVKKGDIISIRLELDDYGTEPLQLNAEICWVADSDPDRMQLGLRFINLTEDEMGVLSCYLEAIRKSSR, via the coding sequence ATGTTCTGGCGAATTGTGGATTTTGTGAAGGGCAGGCAGGAGAAGCAGGAGAAGCAGAAATCGCAGGAGCTCTTTTCTCTTGAGTTCTGCAAGATCTCGGCCATTGTCCCGCCGGATATTGAAGCCCTGGTCCAGCATATAACCCGCACCGACATTATTTTCAAGACAAGGGCGGAGTTTAAGGAGGGCGAGGTGACGCCCCTCAGAATTATCTACCACCCCATTGAAGCCAAGGGCGGGGAAGAAGTATTCGCCACGCCGGTGAAAATCTCGAAAAAAGGGCAGCTTGCCGCGCAGAGATTCCTTTACCAGGCATCCTATGAAGGCACCGAGAACGCCGGGCTCAAAAAGTTTTTCAAATATCTCAAGTCCATAGAAAGCGCCCAGATCAGCACCCTCGTTGATTACCACGACAGGAGGAGGCATTACCGCCTCAACAGGGTGCTCCCCGTGGTGTCAAAGCACCTCAAGGGATTCAAGGCCCTCACGAGGGACATCAGCTCGACGGGCCTGAGAATTGCCTGTGACAGCGGCACTTCGGTAAAAAAAGGCGATATCATAAGCATCAGGCTGGAGCTTGATGATTACGGCACGGAGCCTCTCCAGCTCAACGCCGAGATCTGCTGGGTTGCCGACTCGGATCCCGACAGGATGCAGCTTGGACTCAGGTTTATCAACCTCACTGAAGATGAGATGGGTGTTCTTTCCTGCTATCTGGAAGCGATAAGGAAGTCCTCCCGCTGA
- a CDS encoding methyltransferase: MPHDSALTAAGVMEISNAYRQSAVLFAGHSMGVFDLIEKAPGNSELLAEGLRCDARAVEILLNALAAMGLLEKEGEIFRNSVQASRYLVKSSPSYLGALVTHNRNAWDRWALLGRTVKSGRPAKSRVQDRYLHENGRKTREFILAMEGAAVDAASALAESLDLGAVKRMLDVGGGPGTHSFEIIKRKGDIHAVIMDLPLTLAVTAKLVKKYGMKGRVSLREGDFLKDDYGSGYDLVLMSNVLHSNNAEQCGLMIGKAYDALNPGGCLVVKEYMLDESGCAPLQPALFSVNMLLNTEGGRSYRKSEIERWMKNAGFSSLEAHGLLKYTIIQGKRPPGHSA, encoded by the coding sequence ATGCCCCATGATTCCGCACTCACTGCTGCAGGTGTAATGGAGATAAGCAACGCTTACCGCCAGTCGGCTGTCCTTTTCGCCGGCCACTCCATGGGAGTTTTCGACCTCATTGAAAAGGCCCCCGGGAACTCTGAGCTGCTGGCGGAAGGGCTCCGCTGCGATGCCCGTGCCGTGGAAATCCTCCTTAACGCCCTTGCCGCGATGGGGCTGCTGGAAAAGGAAGGTGAGATCTTCCGCAACAGCGTCCAGGCTTCGCGCTACCTTGTAAAGTCATCACCGTCATACCTGGGTGCCCTCGTGACCCATAACCGCAATGCCTGGGACCGATGGGCCCTGCTGGGGCGGACAGTGAAATCGGGCAGGCCTGCGAAGAGCCGGGTTCAGGACAGATACCTCCATGAGAACGGCAGGAAAACCCGGGAGTTCATCCTTGCCATGGAGGGTGCCGCCGTTGATGCCGCCTCTGCCCTCGCGGAAAGCCTTGACCTGGGCGCCGTGAAAAGGATGCTGGACGTGGGGGGAGGCCCCGGAACGCACTCCTTCGAGATTATAAAGCGCAAAGGCGATATCCACGCGGTAATAATGGATCTTCCCCTCACCCTGGCCGTCACGGCGAAGCTGGTAAAAAAATACGGGATGAAAGGCCGCGTCTCACTGCGGGAGGGCGACTTCCTGAAAGATGATTATGGCAGCGGTTATGACCTGGTGCTGATGTCAAACGTGCTCCACAGCAACAATGCTGAGCAGTGCGGCCTGATGATAGGCAAGGCCTATGACGCTCTTAACCCGGGAGGGTGCCTCGTGGTAAAGGAATACATGCTGGACGAGAGCGGCTGCGCCCCCCTTCAGCCCGCCCTCTTTTCGGTGAACATGCTTCTCAACACCGAGGGGGGCCGGTCTTACAGGAAAAGCGAGATTGAAAGGTGGATGAAAAACGCGGGCTTCAGCTCCCTTGAAGCACACGGCCTCTTGAAATACACCATCATCCAGGGAAAGCGCCCGCCCGGTCACTCAGCCTGA